A region of Streptomyces sp. NBC_01750 DNA encodes the following proteins:
- a CDS encoding CAP domain-containing protein has protein sequence MSKHRKKTYYRKITIAAVAVGAVAVPSAAMACVDPQVDAGSQPHAHHWKGAKSEHRWTGHRWTGAPWGHRPTAGESKTPTGSPAAPKATATPSAPKTTAPKATASPSAPKATAPASGAAARVLQLVNSERGKVGCSALTMNAKLTKAALDHSKDMASHKNMSHTGSDGSSPGDRITSAGYSWSTYGENVAYGYATPESVMAGWMSSPGHKANILNCAFKEIGIGLAQPGDYWTQDFGTAR, from the coding sequence ATGAGCAAGCACCGTAAGAAGACGTACTACCGGAAGATAACGATCGCCGCCGTCGCCGTGGGAGCCGTGGCTGTGCCCTCTGCCGCCATGGCCTGCGTGGACCCTCAGGTCGACGCGGGCAGTCAGCCCCACGCCCACCACTGGAAGGGCGCGAAGTCGGAACATCGGTGGACGGGACATCGGTGGACGGGTGCTCCGTGGGGCCACAGGCCGACCGCGGGAGAGTCGAAGACGCCCACCGGGTCTCCGGCCGCGCCGAAGGCCACCGCCACTCCCAGCGCGCCGAAGACCACCGCGCCGAAGGCGACCGCGTCTCCCAGCGCACCGAAGGCCACCGCCCCCGCTTCCGGGGCTGCCGCCCGCGTGCTGCAACTCGTCAACAGCGAGCGCGGCAAGGTCGGCTGCTCCGCGCTGACCATGAACGCGAAGCTGACCAAGGCCGCCCTGGACCACAGCAAGGACATGGCTTCCCACAAGAACATGTCCCACACGGGTTCCGACGGGTCGTCTCCTGGCGACCGGATCACGAGTGCCGGTTACAGCTGGAGCACCTACGGCGAGAACGTCGCCTACGGCTACGCCACACCCGAGAGCGTCATGGCGGGCTGGATGTCCAGCCCCGGCCACAAGGCCAACATCCTCAACTGTGCGTTCAAGGAGATCGGCATCGGCCTCGCGCAGCCCGGCGACTACTGGACGCAGGACTTCGGAACGGCCCGATAG
- a CDS encoding MBL fold metallo-hydrolase encodes MTQVTDHGGGVWSIEVPIPDNPLGHTLVHLLDTGRGPVLIDTGWDDPASWDTLVAGLGSIDVAVGDIHGVVITHHHPDHHGLSGQVREVSGAWIAMHAADTAVVRRTREAAPALWLEYLADKLTRAGAPDEHTAPLRAARASGRMRTLPGLRGALPDREIVPGELLDLPGRRLRAIWTPGHTPGHVCLHLDEAHPAGSPGNGRLFSGDHLLPGITPHIGLYEDPAAGDTATVTDPLGDYLDSLERIRRLAPAEVLPAHQYAFPDAASRVRELLAHHEERLTGLLGLLAAPRTAWQVAERMEWNRPWEQIPYGSRNIAVSEAEAHLRRLVKLGHAEVLAGSGPTLYVAV; translated from the coding sequence ATGACCCAGGTGACCGACCACGGCGGGGGCGTCTGGTCCATCGAGGTGCCCATCCCGGACAACCCGCTCGGTCACACGCTGGTCCACCTGCTCGACACCGGCCGCGGGCCCGTACTCATCGACACGGGCTGGGACGACCCGGCCTCCTGGGACACCCTCGTCGCGGGTCTCGGCTCGATCGATGTCGCGGTCGGTGACATCCACGGCGTCGTCATCACCCACCACCACCCCGACCACCACGGACTGTCCGGACAGGTCCGGGAGGTCTCCGGCGCCTGGATCGCGATGCACGCCGCGGACACTGCGGTCGTACGCCGCACCAGGGAGGCCGCACCGGCCCTCTGGCTCGAGTATCTGGCGGACAAGCTCACCAGGGCCGGCGCCCCCGACGAGCACACCGCGCCGCTGCGCGCCGCCCGCGCCTCGGGCCGGATGCGCACGCTGCCGGGCCTGCGCGGGGCCCTGCCCGACCGGGAGATCGTTCCCGGCGAACTCCTCGACCTGCCGGGCCGCCGGCTGCGCGCCATCTGGACCCCGGGCCACACGCCCGGCCATGTCTGCCTCCACCTGGATGAGGCCCATCCGGCGGGCAGCCCCGGCAATGGACGGCTCTTCTCCGGCGACCATCTGCTGCCCGGGATCACCCCGCACATCGGCCTCTACGAGGATCCGGCCGCCGGCGACACAGCCACCGTCACCGATCCGCTCGGCGACTACCTCGACTCCCTGGAGCGCATCCGCCGCCTCGCACCCGCCGAGGTGCTCCCGGCTCACCAGTACGCCTTCCCCGACGCCGCCTCCCGGGTACGGGAGTTGCTCGCCCACCACGAGGAACGGCTCACCGGTCTGCTCGGGCTGCTCGCCGCGCCGCGCACCGCGTGGCAGGTCGCCGAGCGGATGGAGTGGAACCGGCCCTGGGAGCAGATCCCGTACGGATCACGCAACATCGCGGTCTCGGAGGCGGAGGCGCATCTGCGGCGCCTGGTGAAGCTCGGGCACGCGGAAGTGCTCGCGGGGAGCGGCCCCACGCTGTACGTGGCGGTCTGA
- a CDS encoding prenyltransferase/squalene oxidase repeat-containing protein — protein sequence MTTVRRSAISLAASAVLGVAIVAAAAPAATAAPSPKPSTVLPAGLYGTGDPTYDGVWRQSLALLAQDTVGVTPADKAVDWLTGQQCDNGGFPSYRADATKACDAKLPLDSNATAAAVQALAALGGQDAAVKKTADWLKSVQNADGGWGYNPGGASDANSTSIVIGALAAAGEKPAAVKSKGGKTPYDALLAFAKPCGGKDGGAFVFQLKSPGIVADSTAAAVAGAHGKGLVVTAGTKDAKGTVCEKATTVEGAAHNGAAYLATALARTGHLDTAPMPGATDPTEKPDFGNTADAIVALNAQGLGDQAKKPLEWLRQNSAAWAKASGPAAYAQLIFAAHASGADPKSFGGTDLVAGLNATGPAPKSAKGQPAQAADEKKDEKKDSGSGVGVWWIVGVFFVASVGAGILISGRKKNQQR from the coding sequence ATGACCACCGTTCGCCGCAGCGCCATATCGCTCGCCGCCTCCGCCGTACTCGGCGTGGCCATTGTCGCGGCCGCCGCACCGGCCGCGACAGCGGCGCCGTCTCCGAAGCCGTCGACCGTGCTGCCGGCCGGTCTGTACGGCACGGGCGACCCGACGTACGACGGTGTCTGGCGGCAGTCGCTGGCGCTGCTCGCACAGGACACGGTGGGCGTCACGCCGGCCGACAAGGCCGTGGACTGGCTGACCGGTCAGCAGTGCGACAACGGCGGCTTCCCCTCGTACCGCGCGGACGCGACCAAGGCGTGCGACGCCAAGCTGCCGCTGGACTCCAACGCCACGGCGGCCGCGGTGCAGGCGCTCGCCGCGCTCGGCGGGCAGGACGCCGCCGTGAAGAAGACGGCCGACTGGCTGAAGTCCGTGCAGAACGCGGACGGCGGCTGGGGCTACAACCCGGGCGGAGCCAGCGACGCCAACTCCACGTCCATCGTGATCGGCGCGCTCGCGGCGGCGGGCGAGAAGCCGGCGGCGGTGAAGTCGAAGGGCGGGAAGACGCCGTACGACGCGCTGCTGGCGTTCGCGAAGCCGTGCGGCGGGAAGGACGGCGGCGCGTTCGTCTTCCAGCTGAAGTCACCCGGCATCGTCGCCGACTCCACGGCGGCGGCCGTGGCCGGCGCGCACGGCAAGGGCCTGGTCGTGACGGCGGGCACGAAGGACGCCAAGGGCACGGTCTGCGAGAAGGCGACGACGGTCGAGGGTGCGGCGCACAACGGCGCGGCGTACCTGGCGACCGCGCTCGCCAGGACCGGGCACCTCGACACGGCGCCGATGCCGGGCGCCACGGACCCGACGGAGAAGCCGGACTTCGGGAACACGGCGGACGCGATCGTCGCGCTGAACGCGCAGGGCCTCGGCGACCAGGCGAAGAAGCCGCTGGAGTGGCTGCGGCAGAACTCGGCGGCCTGGGCGAAGGCGTCCGGCCCGGCGGCGTACGCGCAGCTGATCTTCGCCGCGCATGCGAGTGGCGCGGACCCGAAGAGCTTCGGCGGGACGGACCTGGTGGCGGGGCTCAACGCGACGGGCCCCGCGCCCAAGTCGGCGAAGGGGCAGCCGGCGCAGGCCGCGGACGAGAAGAAGGACGAGAAGAAGGACTCCGGCTCGGGCGTCGGGGTGTGGTGGATCGTGGGCGTGTTCTTCGTCGCCAGTGTCGGCGCCGGAATCCTCATCAGCGGCCGCAAGAAGAACCAGCAGCGGTGA
- a CDS encoding SCO2322 family protein: MRTRVLCLVLALGAALTVLGAGPAQAAGYRYWSFWQSGGGKWTYATEGPATARPSDGSVNGFRFSVSEDSGDSAQPRKAPDFDAICGGTPPKDGMKRIALVIDSGTPADAPAGETPPAARSACTQVGKDATSAEALASVAKPLRYNSEALLCAISGYPKSGCGEQVAAKPEPSASAATSASAANSGSDDDKGGPSVGLIAGIAAVAVLGTAAVWQSRRRRG; the protein is encoded by the coding sequence ATGCGCACCCGAGTCCTCTGTCTCGTCCTCGCGCTCGGCGCCGCGCTCACGGTGCTGGGCGCGGGTCCGGCGCAGGCGGCGGGTTACCGCTACTGGTCGTTCTGGCAGAGCGGCGGCGGGAAGTGGACGTACGCCACCGAGGGACCGGCCACGGCGAGGCCGTCGGACGGCTCGGTGAACGGTTTCCGCTTCTCGGTGAGCGAGGACAGCGGGGACTCGGCGCAGCCACGAAAGGCCCCGGACTTCGACGCGATCTGCGGCGGGACGCCACCGAAGGACGGCATGAAGCGGATCGCGCTGGTCATCGACTCCGGAACGCCGGCGGACGCGCCGGCGGGCGAGACCCCGCCCGCGGCGCGGTCGGCGTGCACGCAGGTCGGCAAGGACGCGACGAGCGCGGAGGCGCTGGCATCGGTGGCGAAGCCGCTGCGGTACAACAGCGAAGCGCTGCTCTGCGCGATCTCGGGCTACCCGAAGTCGGGCTGCGGCGAACAGGTCGCGGCGAAACCGGAGCCGTCAGCTTCTGCGGCCACGTCCGCGTCCGCGGCGAACAGCGGGAGCGATGACGACAAGGGCGGTCCGTCGGTCGGCCTCATCGCCGGCATCGCGGCGGTAGCGGTACTCGGCACCGCGGCGGTGTGGCAGTCACGCCGCCGCCGGGGATGA
- a CDS encoding energy-coupling factor transporter transmembrane component T, whose protein sequence is MHAGAWWIWALGLATAASRTTNPLLLGLLVGVAGYVVAARRTDAPWARSYGAFVKLGLFVIGVRVLFSVVLGSPIPGTHVLFSLPEVPLPDWARGVRIGGRVSAEQLLFALYDGAKLATLLICVGAANALANPARLLKSLPGALYEVGVAVVVAMTFAPNMVADVVRLRTARRLRGRPTGGIRAIVQIGLPVLEGALERSVAVAASMDARGYGRTAHVPPAVRRTTTVLTLGGLLGVCAGSYGLLAAEGASYALPLLVAGLLAALAGLRLGGRRSVRTRYRPDRWGPRSWLVAGSGAVVAALMIRAGTYDPEALHPGVVPPTAPTLPLLPAASIVIGLLPAFIAPVPASQEKP, encoded by the coding sequence CTGCATGCCGGGGCCTGGTGGATCTGGGCCCTCGGGCTGGCCACCGCCGCGTCGCGGACCACCAATCCGCTGCTTCTCGGGCTCCTCGTCGGCGTCGCCGGATACGTCGTGGCCGCCCGGCGTACCGACGCGCCCTGGGCCCGTTCGTACGGGGCCTTCGTCAAGCTCGGGCTCTTCGTCATCGGCGTGCGCGTGCTCTTCTCCGTCGTCCTCGGCTCGCCGATCCCGGGGACCCATGTCCTGTTCAGCCTCCCCGAAGTACCGCTGCCCGACTGGGCGCGAGGCGTACGCATCGGCGGCAGGGTCTCCGCCGAGCAGCTGCTCTTCGCGCTGTACGACGGCGCCAAGCTCGCCACGCTCCTCATCTGCGTCGGCGCGGCCAACGCGCTCGCCAACCCCGCCCGCCTGCTCAAGTCCCTCCCGGGCGCCCTGTACGAGGTCGGCGTCGCCGTCGTCGTCGCCATGACCTTCGCGCCCAACATGGTCGCGGACGTGGTCCGGCTGCGCACCGCCCGCCGCCTGCGCGGCCGCCCCACCGGCGGCATAAGGGCGATCGTGCAGATCGGGCTGCCCGTCCTGGAGGGCGCGCTCGAGCGGTCGGTCGCCGTCGCCGCGTCCATGGACGCGCGCGGGTACGGACGTACCGCGCACGTCCCGCCCGCCGTGCGTCGCACCACCACCGTCCTCACGCTCGGGGGGCTCCTCGGCGTCTGCGCCGGTTCGTACGGACTGCTCGCCGCGGAGGGCGCTTCGTACGCTCTGCCCCTCCTCGTCGCCGGGCTCCTCGCCGCGCTCGCCGGTCTCCGGCTCGGCGGCCGGCGCTCCGTACGCACCCGCTACCGTCCCGACCGCTGGGGCCCGCGGTCCTGGCTGGTGGCCGGATCCGGCGCGGTCGTCGCTGCCCTGATGATCCGGGCGGGTACATACGACCCGGAGGCGCTGCACCCCGGTGTCGTACCGCCGACCGCGCCGACGCTGCCCCTGTTGCCCGCCGCGAGCATCGTCATCGGTCTGCTTCCCGCCTTCATCGCGCCCGTACCCGCCTCGCAGGAGAAACCGTGA
- a CDS encoding ATP-binding cassette domain-containing protein translates to MIRFEDVSVTYGDAGAPAISGVDLTVPEGELVLLVGPSGVGKSTLLGAVSGLVPHFTGGTLRGRVTVDGRDTRTHKPRELADLVGTVGQDPLAHFVTDTVEDELAYGMESLGLAPQVMRRRVEETLDLLGLAELRERPIATLSGGQQQRVAIGSVLTTHPRVLVLDEPTSALDPAAAEEVVAVLQRLVHDLGTTILMAEHRLERVVQYADQVILLPAPGEPPVIGAPAEVMAVSPVHPPVVALGRLAGWDPLPLSVRDARRGAGALRERLEGLTPTPPLPVTGAPPRTPVRPSAVSSITGRAAMQPRRRLMRGVRGGAPARTGPMSAPPAIEARGPGLIPRSGGPLAETRALTVRRDRIEALRHIDLTVAPGEAIALMGRNGAGKSTLLSTLVGMVEPTSGTVLVGGHTPHRTHPRELVRQVGLVPQEPRDLLYADTVAAECAAADADAGAAPGSCRALVTELLPDVPDGTHPRDLSEGQRLALALAIVLTGRPPLLLLDEPTRGLDYAAKARLVTVLKSLAADGHAIVLATHDVELAADLAHRVVILADGEIVADGPTAEVVVSSPAFAPQVAKILAPQKWLTVSQVRDAL, encoded by the coding sequence GTGATCCGCTTCGAAGACGTGTCGGTGACGTACGGCGATGCCGGCGCACCCGCGATCAGCGGTGTCGACCTGACCGTGCCCGAGGGCGAGTTGGTGCTTCTGGTCGGGCCGTCCGGTGTCGGCAAGTCGACACTGCTGGGCGCGGTCTCCGGCCTCGTCCCGCACTTCACCGGCGGCACCCTGCGCGGCCGCGTCACCGTCGACGGCCGCGACACCCGTACCCACAAGCCGCGCGAACTCGCCGATCTCGTCGGCACGGTGGGCCAGGACCCGCTCGCCCACTTCGTCACCGACACGGTCGAGGACGAGCTGGCGTACGGCATGGAGTCGCTCGGCCTCGCACCCCAAGTGATGCGCCGCCGCGTCGAGGAGACGCTCGATCTCCTCGGGCTGGCCGAGCTGCGCGAACGCCCGATCGCCACGCTCTCCGGCGGACAGCAGCAGCGCGTCGCCATCGGCTCGGTGCTGACCACGCACCCCAGGGTCCTTGTGCTCGACGAGCCGACGTCCGCGCTGGACCCGGCGGCGGCGGAGGAGGTCGTGGCGGTCCTGCAGCGGCTGGTCCACGATCTCGGCACGACGATTCTGATGGCGGAGCACCGCCTGGAGCGGGTGGTGCAGTACGCGGACCAGGTCATCCTGCTGCCCGCGCCCGGGGAGCCCCCGGTGATCGGGGCGCCGGCGGAGGTCATGGCGGTCTCGCCGGTGCACCCTCCGGTGGTGGCGCTGGGCCGCCTGGCGGGCTGGGACCCGCTGCCGTTGTCGGTACGGGACGCGCGCCGCGGGGCCGGTGCGTTGCGGGAGCGCCTGGAAGGTCTTACCCCCACCCCGCCCCTTCCCGTAACCGGGGCTCCACCCCGGACCCCCGTACGGCCTTCGGCCGTGTCCTCAATCACCGGACGGGCCGCAATGCAGCCCCGCCGGCGATTGATGCGCGGGGTCCGGGGCGGAGCCCCGGCCCGGACCGGGCCGATGTCAGCCCCGCCGGCGATCGAGGCGCGGGGTCCGGGGCTGATCCCCCGCTCGGGCGGTCCGCTCGCCGAGACCCGGGCGCTCACCGTCCGCCGCGACCGCATAGAGGCCCTCCGCCACATCGATCTCACCGTCGCCCCCGGCGAAGCCATCGCCCTCATGGGCCGCAACGGCGCCGGAAAGTCGACTCTCCTCTCCACTCTCGTCGGCATGGTCGAGCCCACCTCCGGCACCGTCCTCGTCGGCGGCCACACACCCCACCGCACCCACCCGCGCGAGCTCGTGCGCCAGGTCGGCCTCGTTCCGCAGGAGCCGCGCGATCTGCTGTACGCGGACACGGTGGCGGCGGAGTGCGCGGCGGCCGACGCCGACGCGGGCGCCGCACCCGGCTCCTGCCGCGCCCTGGTGACGGAGCTTCTGCCCGACGTACCGGACGGGACCCATCCCCGCGATCTCTCCGAGGGTCAGCGCCTCGCCCTGGCGCTGGCCATCGTGCTCACCGGGCGGCCGCCGCTCCTCCTCCTCGACGAGCCGACCCGAGGTCTGGACTACGCGGCGAAGGCCCGGCTCGTCACCGTCCTCAAGAGCCTGGCCGCCGATGGGCACGCCATCGTCCTGGCCACCCACGACGTGGAGCTGGCCGCCGACCTCGCGCACCGGGTGGTGATCCTGGCCGACGGCGAGATCGTCGCGGACGGCCCGACCGCCGAGGTCGTGGTCTCCTCGCCCGCCTTCGCGCCCCAGGTCGCCAAGATCCTGGCCCCGCAGAAGTGGCTGACCGTCTCCCAGGTCAGGGACGCCCTGTGA
- a CDS encoding ECF transporter S component, with translation MNHTTRGRAVRLGPRSIAALVLVSAIGVIAFGWPLLADADSGLAHSADAPWLFAALLPLLVAVVVATIADTGMDAKAVAMLGVLAAVGAALRPLGAGTAGLEPMFFLMVLSGRVLGPGFGFVLGSVTMFASALLTGGVGPWMPFQMLSMGWFTMGAGLLPEPDRLRGRAELLLLGVYGAAAAFAYGTIMNLQGWTYIGGLSSGISFHPGDPVRENLVRFLAYCAATSFGWDLGRAVLTVVLTLTIGSTVLKALRRATRRAAFEAQVTFETPDRAPRGEPPHRALVRYEPE, from the coding sequence GTGAACCACACCACACGGGGCCGCGCCGTACGCCTCGGCCCCCGGTCCATCGCCGCCCTCGTCCTGGTCAGCGCGATCGGGGTGATCGCCTTCGGCTGGCCGCTGCTCGCCGACGCCGACTCCGGGCTCGCCCACTCCGCCGACGCGCCGTGGCTCTTCGCCGCGCTGCTCCCGCTCCTCGTCGCCGTCGTCGTCGCGACGATCGCCGATACCGGGATGGACGCCAAGGCGGTGGCGATGCTCGGAGTGCTCGCCGCGGTCGGCGCCGCGCTGCGGCCGCTGGGCGCGGGCACTGCCGGCCTGGAGCCCATGTTCTTCCTGATGGTGCTGAGCGGGCGGGTGCTCGGGCCGGGCTTCGGCTTCGTACTCGGCTCGGTCACCATGTTCGCGTCCGCGCTGCTCACCGGCGGCGTCGGCCCGTGGATGCCGTTCCAGATGCTGTCGATGGGGTGGTTCACGATGGGCGCGGGCCTGCTGCCGGAGCCGGACCGGCTGCGCGGCCGCGCCGAGCTTCTGCTGCTCGGGGTGTACGGGGCCGCCGCCGCGTTCGCCTACGGCACGATCATGAATCTCCAGGGCTGGACGTACATCGGCGGTCTCTCCTCCGGTATCTCCTTCCACCCCGGCGATCCGGTGCGGGAGAACCTGGTCCGCTTCCTCGCCTACTGCGCGGCGACCTCCTTCGGCTGGGACCTCGGACGTGCGGTGCTCACCGTCGTACTGACCCTCACCATCGGCTCGACGGTCCTCAAGGCGCTGCGCCGGGCCACACGCCGTGCCGCCTTCGAGGCGCAGGTCACATTCGAGACCCCCGACAGGGCCCCCCGGGGTGAGCCGCCCCACAGGGCTTTGGTCCGATACGAGCCCGAATAG
- a CDS encoding transglycosylase SLT domain-containing protein, which produces MSRSLVSRITRRPKSALVGSALVLGTAGMALGMNPATAAAAPTSENGSGSPKAIAQKMIADDAQFQCFSKIVEHESGWNVNASNPSSGAYGLVQALPGGKMSSAGADWKTNPATQIKWGLDYMKSRYGSPCGAWSSWQAQGWY; this is translated from the coding sequence GTGTCCCGCTCGCTCGTCAGCCGAATCACCCGCCGCCCGAAGTCCGCTCTCGTCGGCTCCGCCCTTGTCCTGGGCACTGCCGGCATGGCGCTCGGCATGAACCCGGCCACGGCCGCCGCAGCTCCCACCTCGGAGAACGGGTCCGGGTCCCCCAAGGCGATCGCCCAGAAGATGATCGCGGACGACGCGCAGTTCCAGTGCTTCAGCAAGATCGTGGAGCACGAGAGCGGCTGGAATGTGAACGCCTCCAACCCCTCCAGTGGTGCGTACGGCCTCGTCCAGGCACTGCCGGGCGGCAAGATGTCGTCCGCGGGCGCCGACTGGAAGACCAACCCGGCCACCCAGATCAAGTGGGGCCTGGACTACATGAAGTCGCGCTACGGCAGCCCTTGTGGCGCCTGGTCCTCCTGGCAGGCGCAGGGCTGGTACTGA
- a CDS encoding steroid 3-ketoacyl-CoA thiolase, with protein MAAEPVIVEAVRTPIGKRSGALANLHPAYLLGETYRELLGRTGIHADCVEQVVGGTVTHAGEQSMNPARNAWLAMGLPYETAATTVDCQCGSSQQASHMAANMIAAGVIDVGISCGVEAMSRVPLGSGSKHGPGKPFPDEWNVDLPNQFEAAERIARNRGLTRERVDSLGLLSQERAAVAWAEERFKRETFAVQVPTTEEEQAAGQGMWRLVDRDEGLRDTSMEALARLKPVMPTAVHTAGNSSQISDGAAAIMWASKRMARALKLRPRARIVAQALVGADPHYHLDGPIDATRAVLGKAGMSLKDIDLVEINEAFASVVLSWAQVFEQDLEKVNVNGGAIALGHPVGATGARLITTALHELERRDKEFALIAMCAGGALATGTIIQRL; from the coding sequence ATGGCCGCGGAACCCGTCATCGTCGAAGCCGTACGCACCCCCATCGGCAAGCGCTCAGGCGCGCTTGCCAACCTCCATCCCGCCTATCTGCTGGGCGAGACCTATCGCGAACTTCTCGGCCGCACCGGCATCCACGCCGACTGCGTCGAGCAGGTGGTTGGCGGCACGGTCACCCACGCCGGCGAACAGTCCATGAACCCCGCGCGCAACGCCTGGCTGGCGATGGGGCTTCCGTACGAGACCGCGGCCACGACCGTGGACTGCCAGTGCGGTTCTTCGCAGCAGGCGAGCCATATGGCCGCGAACATGATCGCGGCCGGTGTCATCGACGTGGGCATCAGCTGCGGCGTCGAGGCGATGTCGCGGGTGCCGCTGGGGAGCGGCTCCAAGCACGGGCCGGGCAAGCCGTTCCCCGACGAGTGGAACGTGGATCTGCCCAACCAGTTCGAAGCGGCCGAGCGCATCGCGCGCAACCGCGGGCTGACGCGTGAACGGGTCGACTCCCTGGGGCTGCTGTCACAGGAGCGGGCCGCTGTGGCGTGGGCCGAGGAGCGCTTCAAGCGTGAGACGTTCGCCGTGCAAGTGCCCACCACGGAGGAGGAGCAGGCCGCCGGGCAGGGGATGTGGCGGCTCGTCGACCGGGACGAGGGACTGCGGGACACCAGTATGGAAGCGCTGGCAAGGCTGAAGCCGGTCATGCCGACGGCCGTGCACACCGCCGGCAACTCCTCGCAGATATCCGATGGTGCGGCCGCGATCATGTGGGCGTCCAAGCGGATGGCGCGCGCTCTGAAGCTGAGGCCGCGGGCCCGGATCGTCGCGCAGGCGCTGGTCGGCGCGGACCCGCACTACCACCTCGACGGGCCGATCGACGCCACGCGTGCCGTGCTCGGCAAGGCAGGAATGTCGCTCAAGGACATCGATCTGGTGGAGATCAACGAGGCGTTCGCGTCTGTGGTGCTGAGCTGGGCGCAGGTCTTCGAGCAGGACCTGGAGAAGGTCAATGTCAACGGTGGCGCGATCGCGCTCGGGCATCCGGTGGGAGCGACCGGGGCGCGGCTGATCACCACGGCCCTGCATGAACTGGAGCGCAGGGACAAGGAGTTCGCGCTGATCGCCATGTGCGCGGGCGGGGCGCTGGCGACGGGCACGATCATTCAGCGGCTGTAG
- a CDS encoding cytochrome P450, with product MKLPKDCPHVPEGFDFTDPDLLQARVPHPEFARMRQTAPVWWCSQPAGISGFQDEGYWAVTRHADVKHVSTHPELFSSNTNTAVIRFKESISRDQIEVQKLIMLNMDPPEHTRVRQIVQRGFTPRAIRSLESALRGRARSIVETAPAGAKDDGSFDFVTNIAVELPLQAIAELIGVPQEDRTKIFDWSNKMAAYDDPEYAITEEIGAEAAMEIVAYSMNLAAARKECPAKDIVSQLVAAEHEGNLSNDEFGFFVILLAVAGNETTRNAISHGMHAFLTHPGQWELYKRDRPETAAEEIVRWATPVVSFQRTATQDLELGGRQIKKGDRVGIFYSSANNDPEVFDEPEQFDITRDPNPHLGFGGGGPHFCLGKSLAVMEINLIFNAIADVLPDLRLAGDPRRLRSAWLNGIKELRVSHG from the coding sequence TTGAAGCTGCCGAAGGACTGCCCCCATGTGCCCGAAGGGTTCGACTTCACCGATCCCGACCTGCTCCAAGCCCGCGTCCCCCACCCGGAGTTCGCCCGGATGCGGCAGACCGCCCCGGTCTGGTGGTGCAGCCAGCCGGCCGGCATCTCCGGCTTCCAGGACGAGGGCTACTGGGCCGTCACCCGGCACGCCGACGTCAAGCATGTCTCCACCCACCCCGAACTCTTCTCCTCCAACACCAACACCGCGGTCATCCGCTTCAAGGAGTCGATCAGCCGCGACCAGATCGAGGTCCAGAAGCTGATCATGCTCAACATGGACCCGCCGGAGCACACCCGTGTCCGCCAGATCGTCCAGCGCGGATTCACCCCGCGGGCGATCCGGTCCCTGGAATCGGCCCTGCGCGGCCGCGCCCGCTCCATCGTGGAGACCGCGCCGGCCGGCGCGAAGGACGACGGCAGCTTCGACTTCGTCACCAACATCGCGGTGGAACTCCCGCTCCAGGCGATCGCGGAACTCATCGGCGTACCGCAGGAGGACCGCACGAAGATCTTCGACTGGTCCAACAAGATGGCGGCATACGACGACCCGGAGTACGCGATCACCGAGGAGATCGGCGCCGAGGCGGCGATGGAGATCGTCGCGTACTCGATGAATCTGGCCGCGGCCCGCAAGGAGTGTCCGGCCAAGGACATCGTGTCCCAACTGGTCGCGGCGGAGCACGAAGGCAACCTCTCCAACGACGAGTTCGGCTTCTTCGTGATCCTGCTGGCGGTCGCGGGCAATGAGACGACGAGGAACGCGATCAGCCACGGCATGCACGCCTTTCTCACGCATCCCGGGCAGTGGGAGCTCTACAAGCGGGACCGGCCGGAGACGGCTGCGGAGGAGATCGTGCGCTGGGCGACGCCCGTGGTCTCCTTCCAGCGCACCGCCACGCAGGATCTGGAGCTGGGCGGCCGGCAGATCAAGAAGGGGGACCGGGTCGGGATCTTCTACTCCTCCGCCAACAACGACCCCGAAGTCTTCGACGAGCCCGAGCAGTTCGACATCACCCGCGACCCGAACCCGCACCTCGGCTTCGGCGGCGGAGGCCCGCACTTCTGCCTCGGCAAGTCCCTTGCCGTGATGGAGATCAACCTGATCTTCAACGCGATAGCGGACGTCCTGCCGGATCTGCGGCTGGCCGGCGACCCGCGGCGGCTGCGCTCGGCCTGGCTCAACGGCATCAAGGAGCTCCGGGTCAGCCACGGCTGA
- a CDS encoding DUF397 domain-containing protein, giving the protein MGSTPDLTGAQWRKSSYSGSTGGECVECAPLNGAAWRKSSYSSDTGGSCVEIAEAPHAVAVRDSKDLSRQPFRVSRTAFVAFVDSLR; this is encoded by the coding sequence ATGGGGAGCACCCCTGATCTGACCGGCGCACAGTGGCGTAAGTCCAGCTACAGCGGCAGCACTGGCGGCGAGTGCGTCGAGTGCGCCCCCCTCAACGGCGCCGCCTGGCGTAAGTCGAGCTACAGCTCCGACACCGGCGGTTCCTGCGTCGAGATCGCCGAGGCCCCCCACGCTGTCGCCGTACGCGACTCCAAGGACCTCTCCCGCCAGCCCTTCCGCGTCTCGCGTACCGCCTTCGTCGCGTTCGTCGACTCTCTGCGCTGA